From the genome of Deltaproteobacteria bacterium, one region includes:
- a CDS encoding chloride channel protein, with translation MNNSSLSLKYFIDKIKESEYAHITILAVAVGVLAGFGAILFKYTIEGIQWLFYGGAGELYYVIEKAPFYQKLLVPSIGGLIVGLIIYFFASEAKGHGVPEVMSAVALRGGIIRRRVAGAKAIASAISIGTGSSVGSEGPIVQIGSALGSVLGQSLNFSGKKMKSMVACGAAAGIAAIFNAPIAGVMFSLEVILGDLAFSTFSPLVISAVTATIISRAWWGDVPVFHVPKYELVSPLEIPAYIMLGLISAVVAVSFSKALYGTEDFFNNKVKIPPYFKAAIGGLMIGAIGIFSPHIFGVGYHVIDMALLGEMPFYLLFALIFLKIIATSLSLGSGSSGGVFAPSLFIGAATGGAFGKIAHAIFPTLSASSGAYALVGMGAVVAGSTYAPITAIMIIFEMTSDYKIILPLMLTCITSTLFASYLSKESIYTMKLARQGINLQAGKEVNILQSILVKEAMAKGAQSIPENMTLRQFNQFLTKSKYSNFPVVDENKMMTGIISFQDFKEVIFESGLEDLIVVKELATENVITITAEENLDDAFKKIGTKNIEQLPVVSKNNPKKIVGMLSRRDIISAYNKGLLEQSLKEQ, from the coding sequence ATGAATAACTCCTCTCTTTCTTTAAAATATTTTATAGACAAAATAAAGGAGAGCGAGTACGCCCATATTACCATTCTGGCCGTTGCTGTCGGCGTCCTTGCCGGTTTTGGAGCCATCCTCTTTAAATATACCATCGAGGGAATCCAGTGGCTATTTTATGGCGGAGCGGGAGAGCTTTATTATGTCATTGAAAAAGCTCCCTTTTACCAAAAGCTGCTCGTTCCCTCTATTGGAGGCCTCATTGTGGGTCTCATTATCTACTTTTTTGCAAGCGAAGCAAAGGGCCACGGTGTACCGGAAGTGATGAGCGCCGTTGCGCTTCGCGGCGGTATTATCAGGCGAAGGGTAGCAGGCGCAAAAGCGATCGCCTCGGCAATCTCCATCGGCACAGGATCATCGGTGGGAAGCGAAGGTCCCATTGTGCAGATCGGTTCAGCCCTCGGTTCCGTGCTGGGCCAGTCCCTTAACTTTTCCGGTAAAAAGATGAAATCCATGGTGGCCTGCGGCGCTGCCGCCGGTATTGCAGCCATCTTTAACGCCCCCATTGCAGGAGTCATGTTTTCTCTGGAGGTTATCCTTGGCGACCTTGCCTTTTCCACCTTTTCTCCCCTCGTCATTTCAGCCGTTACTGCTACCATCATCTCCCGTGCATGGTGGGGGGACGTTCCCGTCTTTCACGTACCCAAATATGAGCTGGTAAGCCCATTGGAAATTCCCGCCTATATTATGCTGGGCCTCATTTCAGCCGTTGTTGCCGTCAGCTTCAGCAAAGCGCTCTACGGTACTGAGGATTTTTTCAATAATAAAGTTAAAATTCCTCCCTATTTTAAAGCAGCTATAGGGGGCCTTATGATCGGAGCCATCGGTATTTTTTCACCTCATATTTTTGGTGTCGGCTATCATGTCATTGACATGGCGCTTTTGGGGGAAATGCCCTTTTATCTTTTATTTGCCCTTATTTTTTTAAAAATTATTGCAACGTCATTAAGCCTCGGCAGCGGCAGTTCAGGCGGTGTATTTGCACCCTCTCTCTTCATTGGGGCGGCTACAGGCGGGGCCTTCGGCAAAATTGCCCATGCCATCTTCCCTACCCTTTCAGCGTCTTCAGGGGCCTATGCCCTCGTCGGAATGGGGGCCGTCGTTGCCGGCAGCACCTATGCACCCATCACTGCCATCATGATCATCTTCGAGATGACTTCCGATTATAAAATTATACTGCCGCTCATGCTCACATGCATCACAAGCACCCTTTTTGCCTCTTACCTTTCGAAAGAATCTATTTACACAATGAAGCTGGCAAGGCAGGGAATTAACCTGCAGGCAGGTAAAGAGGTAAACATTCTTCAAAGCATTCTCGTTAAAGAGGCCATGGCCAAAGGAGCCCAGTCCATACCTGAAAACATGACGCTGAGACAGTTCAACCAGTTTTTAACAAAAAGTAAGTACTCCAACTTTCCCGTTGTAGATGAAAACAAAATGATGACGGGAATCATCTCTTTCCAGGACTTTAAGGAGGTCATATTTGAAAGCGGCCTTGAAGACCTCATTGTTGTCAAGGAACTGGCCACGGAAAATGTTATTACCATTACGGCAGAGGAAAACCTGGACGACGCCTTCAAGAAAATAGGTACTAAAAATATTGAGCAGCTCCCCGTTGTTTCCAAAAACA